The Fusobacterium polymorphum genome segment AATTCTTTCATTTATAAAACCTCCCAGATAAATTAATTAAGATAATTTATTGTATCACTTTTTAAAATAAAAGAAAAGAAGAATATAAATAAAAAAACTTCATTATTACTCAAATCTCTTTATTGGTTACTTGCTAGCCATTAATATTTCAAGAGCTCCAAAATGCTCTTTCAATATTAATGGACATCGCAGTGGTCTAATTAAATTAACTGTACATTTCATCTAATCTAGCTTGAATAGTTTCATCTTCTAAATATTCATCATAAGTTGTTACTTTATCAACAAGCCCTTTTGGAGTTATTTCAATAATTCTATTTGCAACAGTTTGTATAAACTCATGGTCATGAGCTCCAAATAAAATAGTACCTTTAAATTTTATTAAAGCCTTGTTTAATGAAGTAATTGATTCCAAATCTAAGTGGTCACTTGGGTTATCAAATAAAAGTACATTAGCTCCTGAAAGCATTAATTTAGATAACATACATCTAACTTTTTCTCCTCCAGATAATACAGATACTTTTTTAAGAGTTTCATCTCCTGAAAATAACATTCTTCCTAAAAATCCTCTGATAAATGCTTCATGTTCATCTGGGGAGTATGGTCTTAACCAATCAATTAAGTTTACATCTGTATTGTTAAAATATTGACTATTATCTCTTGGCATATATGCTTGACTAGTTGTAACTCCCCAAGTGTAAGTTCCTGAATCAGGTTCAATTTCACCTGCTAAAATAGATAATAAAGTAGTTTTTACCAAGTCATTTTTAGCTAGGAAAACAACTTTATCTCCTGTTTCTATTGTAAAAGAAACATTGTCTAAAACTTTTACTCCATCAATAGTTTTTGAAAGATTTTCAACTTTCAGCAAGTTATTTCCTGCTTCTCTTTCAGGTTTAAATTCAACAAATGGGTATTTTCTATTAGACATTTGCATATCTTCAAGTTGTAATTTTTCTAATTGTTTCTTTCTTGAAGTTGCTTGTTTAGACTTAGAGGCATTGGCACTAAATCTAGCAATAAATTCTTGTAATTCTTGTCTTTTTTGCTCTAATTTTTTATTTTTATTATTGATTAAAGTTTTCATAAGTTCGTTTGATTCATACCAGAAATCATAGTTTCCGACATACATTTTAATTTTACCATAGTCTATATCTGTGATATGAGTACAAACCTTATTTAAAAAGTGTCTGTCATGAGATACTACAATAACTGTTGAATTTTCAAGACCCATGATAAAATTTTCTAGCCAACTTATTGCTTTTACATCAAGTCCGTTTGTAGGTTCATCCAAAAGTAAAACATCTGGTTCTCCAAAAAGTGCTTGAGCAAGTAAAACTTTTACTTTTTCAGGCTCAGTTAATTCTTTCATCAATTTATGATGTAAGTCTGCTCCGATTTTTAATCCCATAAGTAAAGTTTCAGCTTCTGTTTCAGCATCCCAACCATTAAGTTCAGCAAATTCTCCTTCAAGCTCTGCTGCTCTTATTCCATCTTCATCAGTAAAATCTGTCTTAGCATAAATGGCATTTTTTTCTACCATAATATCCCATAGTTTTTTATTCCCCATAAGAACAACATTTAAAACTTCTTCTTCTTCATATTGGAAGTGGTCTTGTTTTAAAACAGACATTCTTTTATTTTTATCAAATATAACTTCTCCCTCAGTTGCTTCTAATTCTCCTGAAAGAATTTTTACAAATGTTGATTTTCCCGCTCCATTAGCTCCTATAACTCCATAACAGTTTCCAGGAGTAAATTTTAAATTTACATCTTCAAATAATTTTCTACCAGAAAATCTCATTCCAAGACTAGCTGTTGCTATCATTTTTTAACCTCCATAATTTTTTTCATTCGCTATACATTATATCATAGCTAATCTTTTATTACTATTTTAATTATATTTTTTTAGTAAAATAAAAGATTAGAAAAATCAATGTACATTAATTATAAAAATGCAATAATTTATGATAAAATATAATTAATATAAAACTTTTAATTTGAAAAGAGGTTATTATTATGAAAAAAATTTTAATTATGGGGGGAAATCAATTTGTAGGAAAAGAAATAGCAAAAAAATTTTTAGAAAAAAATAATACAGTTTATGTTTTAAATAGAGGGACAAGAAAAAATATTGAAGGGGTAATTTTTTTAAAAACAGATAGAGATAATTACATTGAAATGAAAAATACTTTAAAAGATATAGAAGTAGATGTTATTGTAGATGTATCAGCTTATACAGAAGAACAAGTTAATATACTGCATAAAGTTATGAAAAATAAGTTTAAACAATATATCTTAATAAGTAGTGCTTCTATATATAATAATATAAAATGTACTCCTGTAAATGAAGAAAATCAAACAGGAGAAAATTTAATATGGGGAGATTATGCTAAAAATAAATATTTAGCAGAAAAGATAACTATTGAAAATTCAAATTTGCATAATTTTAAGTACACTATATTTAGACCTTTTTACATTTATGGAATAGGTAATAACTTAGATAGAGAAAATTATTTTTTTTCAAGAATAAAATATAATTTACCTGTTTTTATTCCTAGTAAAAATAATATAATTCAGTTTGGTTATATTGAAGACTTAGTCTTAGCAATAGAAAGCTCAATAGAGAATTCAGATTTCTATAATCAAATTTTTAATATTTCTGGTAATGAATATGTTACTATGAGTGAATTTGTAGAAATTTGTGGAAAAGTTATAAATAAAAAGGCAATGATAGAGTATATAAATACAGAAGAAAATAAGATAAAGGCAAGAGATTGGTTTCCGTTTAGAGAAGTTAATCTTTTTGGAGATATTTCAAAGTTAGAGAATACAGGTTTTAGAAACACATATTCTTTGGTACAAGGTTTAGAAAAAACATATAAATATAATGATGAAAATGATTTAATTCTAAAACCAGTTCTACACAAAATAGAAACTGAAAATTAAGAATTACAAATATTACATTTTTTAGAAAATTGATGTATAATATAGAGGCATAAAAAAATAAACAGGAGATGATTAATTTGAATTTAGTATTATTTGGAGCACCAGGAGCAGGAAAAGGAACACAAGCAAAATTTATTGTTGATAAATATGGAATACCTCAAATTTCAACAGGAGATATATTAAGAGTAGCAGTTGCTAATCAAACAAAATTAGGTTTGGAAGCTAAAAAATTTATGGATGCAGGACAATTAGTTCCTGATGAAGTTGTTAATGGTTTAGTTGCTGAAAGATTAGCAGAAAAAGATTGTGAAAAAGGTTTTATAATGGATGGATTCCCAAGAACTGTTGTTCAAGCAAAAGCATTAGATGAAATATTAACAAAATTAGGAAAACAAATAGAAAAAGTTATAGCTTTAAATGTACCAGATGCAGATATAATAGAAAGAATTACAGGAAGAAGAACATCAAAAGTAACTGGAAAAATTTATCATATTAAGTTTAATCCTCCAGTTGATGAAAAAGAAGAAGATTTAGTTCAAAGAGCAGATGATACAGAAGAAGTTGTTGTGAAGAGATTAGAAACTTATCATAATCAAACTGCACCAGTTTTAGATTACTATAAAGCACAAAATAAAGTAACTGAAATTGATGGAACTAAAAAATTAGAAGATATTACACAAGATATATTTAAAATTTTAGGATAGAGGAAATAAATGAGATTAATTAAAACATTGGATGAAATTAAAGGAATAAAAAAAGCTAATCAAATTATTGCAAAAATTTATGCTGATATTATT includes the following:
- a CDS encoding ABC-F family ATP-binding cassette domain-containing protein, whose product is MIATASLGMRFSGRKLFEDVNLKFTPGNCYGVIGANGAGKSTFVKILSGELEATEGEVIFDKNKRMSVLKQDHFQYEEEEVLNVVLMGNKKLWDIMVEKNAIYAKTDFTDEDGIRAAELEGEFAELNGWDAETEAETLLMGLKIGADLHHKLMKELTEPEKVKVLLAQALFGEPDVLLLDEPTNGLDVKAISWLENFIMGLENSTVIVVSHDRHFLNKVCTHITDIDYGKIKMYVGNYDFWYESNELMKTLINNKNKKLEQKRQELQEFIARFSANASKSKQATSRKKQLEKLQLEDMQMSNRKYPFVEFKPEREAGNNLLKVENLSKTIDGVKVLDNVSFTIETGDKVVFLAKNDLVKTTLLSILAGEIEPDSGTYTWGVTTSQAYMPRDNSQYFNNTDVNLIDWLRPYSPDEHEAFIRGFLGRMLFSGDETLKKVSVLSGGEKVRCMLSKLMLSGANVLLFDNPSDHLDLESITSLNKALIKFKGTILFGAHDHEFIQTVANRIIEITPKGLVDKVTTYDEYLEDETIQARLDEMYS
- a CDS encoding SDR family oxidoreductase, which gives rise to MKKILIMGGNQFVGKEIAKKFLEKNNTVYVLNRGTRKNIEGVIFLKTDRDNYIEMKNTLKDIEVDVIVDVSAYTEEQVNILHKVMKNKFKQYILISSASIYNNIKCTPVNEENQTGENLIWGDYAKNKYLAEKITIENSNLHNFKYTIFRPFYIYGIGNNLDRENYFFSRIKYNLPVFIPSKNNIIQFGYIEDLVLAIESSIENSDFYNQIFNISGNEYVTMSEFVEICGKVINKKAMIEYINTEENKIKARDWFPFREVNLFGDISKLENTGFRNTYSLVQGLEKTYKYNDENDLILKPVLHKIETEN
- a CDS encoding adenylate kinase, which produces MINLNLVLFGAPGAGKGTQAKFIVDKYGIPQISTGDILRVAVANQTKLGLEAKKFMDAGQLVPDEVVNGLVAERLAEKDCEKGFIMDGFPRTVVQAKALDEILTKLGKQIEKVIALNVPDADIIERITGRRTSKVTGKIYHIKFNPPVDEKEEDLVQRADDTEEVVVKRLETYHNQTAPVLDYYKAQNKVTEIDGTKKLEDITQDIFKILG